A genome region from Pseudanabaena sp. Chao 1811 includes the following:
- the fabD gene encoding ACP S-malonyltransferase, translated as MTKNVWIFPGQGSQAVGMGLDLAEVGKDKFAKAEQILGWSILEKSQTDAAELSKTQFTQPSLYVISAILADVLKAKGAKPDAVTGHSLGEYSALYAAGVVDFATGLELVKQRSLLMSEASGGAMTALIGFDRTQLETAIAQTENVILANDNSADQVVISGTEAAVKSIVAQVKTKRAIPLAVSGAFHSPLMAEASAKFATILERTIFNDAEIPVISNVEPNGATTSGQALRALLTQQMTSPVRWREVCLYLAEQGYEQAIEVGTGKVLTGLVKRTAPSLALVNISTLEKAIAF; from the coding sequence ATGACAAAAAATGTATGGATATTTCCCGGACAGGGATCGCAAGCTGTAGGCATGGGCTTAGATCTAGCGGAAGTGGGCAAGGATAAATTTGCTAAGGCAGAGCAAATTCTTGGTTGGTCAATTTTAGAAAAGTCGCAAACTGATGCCGCCGAACTTTCTAAAACGCAATTTACTCAGCCTAGTTTGTATGTAATATCCGCAATTCTTGCCGATGTCCTAAAAGCTAAAGGAGCAAAACCCGATGCCGTAACAGGGCATAGCTTGGGTGAATATAGTGCGCTCTATGCGGCGGGTGTGGTGGACTTTGCCACAGGTTTAGAATTAGTCAAACAGCGATCGCTACTGATGTCAGAGGCAAGCGGTGGGGCAATGACCGCTTTGATTGGTTTTGATCGCACACAATTAGAAACAGCGATCGCCCAAACCGAAAATGTCATTCTTGCCAATGACAATAGCGCCGATCAAGTCGTCATTTCAGGAACAGAAGCTGCTGTCAAATCGATTGTGGCACAGGTAAAAACGAAGCGGGCGATCCCTCTAGCTGTGAGTGGGGCGTTTCATTCCCCCCTCATGGCAGAGGCATCGGCGAAGTTTGCGACAATTCTCGAACGGACAATCTTTAATGATGCGGAAATCCCTGTGATTTCTAATGTTGAGCCAAATGGTGCTACGACATCAGGACAGGCTCTGCGCGCTCTCCTCACTCAACAGATGACCTCCCCCGTGCGTTGGCGCGAAGTATGTTTGTATCTCGCTGAGCAAGGCTATGAACAAGCGATCGAAGTTGGTACAGGCAAGGTTTTGACAGGACTAGTCAAGCGTACTGCACCAAGCTTAGCCCTAGTAAACATTAGTACTCTAGAAAAGGCGATCGCCTTTTAA
- a CDS encoding PAS domain S-box protein, whose translation MNISPLTVSELKSAIVRDPLVVQPDLMVIDAIAEMTRERSHCHTSFSTAHIDEHLTEVRSSCVLVVEDDKFIGILTERDIVRLSGQQIPLDQLRIRDVMVHPVVSLRESNFTDVLLTINLLQQHHIRHLPIVDEQDRLVGLITHESLRQSFKPMNLLRLRPVADVMTSNVICAAPHSSMLEIAQQMTKYKVSCIMLVEPLNAPSGGKSLQCPVGMVTERDLVQFQSLGLSLKDCTAASVMSTPVFAIAPDASLRSVQEMMEQQFIRRLAVTGQQGELLGIITQSNLLQALNPLELYHLAEILETKVSRLETEKILLLENRNVELEQQVEVRTQSLIAKVTREKMVTQIADRIRRSLNLQEILDTCVADLREFIQCDRLLVYQFQPDWSGIILAESVEDGVIASLGNQINDFCFHARAIALYQQNEPIVVNNIYAVGYSSCHIEQLERYQVKANLVVPINLSGQLWGLLIAHQCNDYRHWQTDEAKLLQDISIQLAIAIQQSLAYQQVQHQLAELTTWRNRYEAAERASGQMLYEYDFVNDAIVWGANAELITGYPPASMPNTFSDWLALIHPEDQVSFQQLVEPSFTNKTPFLGQYRIRHQAGHYIWVEDRNQWLMNGEGEGIGLIGMIADISDRKQAEEALKASEAHQRALIEAIPDLFMRANREGIYLEFASIPNQHRIVGDLADMRGTHVSETLPPELAQKRMEFVERALQTQSLQTYEQDLSTEENIHVEEVRVVPYNENEVLLIARDISDRKINELKLAKSEAHLQKIATTVPGMLYTLVQNPDGSVEFTYISPPAAEILEIDIAEALADSSLLLNQIHPDDLAGYIAAGEQSLANMQNFQHEWRIITPSGKIKWLQANAQIERLENQQVNWVGIVLDVTERKQAENDLKRTTQLFREAQRIAHFGNWEHNLIENTLYWSDEVFRIFEIDPQQVTLSYEVFLNAVHPDDLEWVDAGYTKSLSNRTPYNVIHRLLMPDGRIKYIQAQCETLYAKDGIPLRAQGTVIDITSLKMAELELERINTELEERVNRLVQERETRYRTLMDGASDAIILADLQGYILECNSKSEELLGYSRDELATMHFSQLHPPEDLPDIIIAFERFAKQEIAQVFDVNFLSKNGEVIPVDISASVIEFDGKPIAQGIFRDIRDRKKIEQALRQSEERFRRMFDSNAVGMIFADFQGHIIDTNDRFLDMIGYSRQDLESGAIDWMAMTPEEYLAKDYECMEQLTKYGEVTPWEKEYYRKDGSRIAILIGAALLQGSNNEAICVIIDISDRKQTEDQLRKLSHRLNLSLQAGAIGSWEWSLGNEVVWDQRSYEIHGLQNLDRPATYQDWFTMLHPDDISLINQRLQEVVVGKQQVDMEFRIHRPDGALRWIRSMALGQFDAQGQLVKMTGINQDITERKLIEEQLQQQAKQKQLLLTITQSIRQSLDIDDILHTAVTEVRQLLEVDRVAIYRFQSDWSGEFIIESRANGWVELVSDDVNKIWEDTYLQETHGGRFRNHETMTVNDIYQADLQLCHIDLLEQFQARAYVITPIFVGDSLWGLFAMYHNNAPHEWTIWEIDLLEQIANQLAIAIYQANLYQQVQTELKIRQQAEAAIAQQLNQQRTLGAITQRIRESLDINEILATVTQQVKNVLQCDRVIVFRLYHDGRSQIVEERVSSEFASLKNQHWEDEVWSQEILDCYWQGQPRIVPDVMNDIWTDCLVDYSREGQIQSKIVAPILQELHEQENHRWVDTSQDNKLWGVLVVHACQEKRVWQDAEAQVLQQIANQLAIAIQQASLFEQVQRELSDRQKAQQQLTRTNQQLALSNEELARATRLKDEFLANMSHELRTPLNAILGITEGLVEEVFGILNDQQKSVLHTIERSGNHLLELINDILDLAKIESGKVILEVASTNIHQLCQSSVVFVTQQAIQKQIQLNLNLASTIPDLMIDERRIRQVLINLLNNAVKFTQSGGRINLDVSLESNANPNISDDSNDNVNYWVTFTVTDTGIGITPENLKKLFQPFIQVDSALNRKYEGTGLGLALVKRIVELHGGYVYASSEFGVGSRFTIALPCNSDHLPPSFTELTNTSIESMTLSVNNEDKIAPPLILLAEDNEANIITISSYLQAKGYRLIIAKDGKESVDLVISEQPDLVLMDIQMPGMDGIEAIKQIRSKNFIDLPIIAVTALAMTGDRERCIEAGANDYLSKPIKLKQLAATIQQFL comes from the coding sequence GTGAACATATCGCCACTCACAGTATCTGAATTGAAATCGGCAATTGTGCGTGATCCTTTAGTGGTTCAGCCTGATTTGATGGTCATCGATGCGATCGCCGAAATGACTAGGGAGCGATCGCACTGCCACACATCCTTTAGTACTGCTCATATTGATGAGCATCTTACAGAAGTCAGATCCAGTTGTGTATTGGTGGTCGAAGACGACAAGTTCATTGGCATTTTGACCGAACGCGATATCGTTCGCCTTAGTGGTCAGCAAATCCCCCTTGATCAATTAAGGATTCGCGATGTGATGGTGCATCCAGTCGTCAGCCTCCGCGAATCGAACTTCACCGATGTTTTATTAACGATTAATTTACTTCAGCAGCACCATATTCGACATCTGCCCATCGTCGATGAACAAGATCGTCTTGTGGGACTGATCACCCATGAAAGTTTACGGCAAAGCTTCAAACCGATGAACTTGCTGCGGTTACGGCCAGTTGCCGATGTCATGACTAGTAATGTGATTTGTGCTGCACCCCATAGCTCAATGCTAGAGATCGCGCAACAGATGACCAAATACAAGGTTAGCTGCATCATGCTTGTGGAGCCATTGAACGCTCCTTCTGGCGGAAAATCTTTGCAGTGTCCTGTGGGTATGGTAACTGAGCGAGATCTCGTACAATTTCAATCCTTGGGATTAAGCCTCAAAGATTGCACCGCAGCATCGGTGATGAGTACGCCTGTTTTTGCGATCGCGCCAGATGCTTCTCTAAGGTCTGTACAAGAGATGATGGAGCAACAATTTATTCGTCGCTTAGCAGTCACAGGTCAACAGGGGGAGCTATTGGGAATTATTACCCAAAGCAATTTATTACAGGCTCTTAATCCCCTAGAGCTTTATCACCTAGCTGAGATTTTAGAAACCAAAGTATCACGGTTAGAGACAGAAAAGATCCTATTACTAGAAAACCGCAATGTTGAGCTAGAGCAACAGGTAGAAGTCCGCACCCAATCCTTAATCGCCAAGGTGACAAGGGAAAAGATGGTCACCCAAATTGCCGATCGCATTCGGCGCTCCCTCAATCTCCAAGAAATCTTGGATACCTGTGTAGCGGATCTAAGGGAATTTATCCAGTGCGATCGCCTATTGGTGTATCAGTTTCAGCCTGACTGGAGTGGCATCATTCTCGCAGAATCAGTGGAGGATGGAGTGATTGCTTCGTTAGGCAATCAGATTAATGATTTTTGTTTTCATGCGCGAGCGATCGCTTTATATCAACAAAATGAACCTATTGTCGTAAATAATATCTACGCCGTCGGCTATAGCTCCTGCCATATCGAACAGTTAGAGAGATATCAGGTTAAGGCAAATCTTGTTGTTCCCATCAACTTATCGGGTCAATTATGGGGATTATTGATCGCCCATCAATGCAATGACTATCGCCATTGGCAAACAGATGAGGCAAAACTTTTGCAGGATATCTCGATCCAACTAGCGATCGCGATTCAGCAATCCCTTGCCTATCAACAAGTCCAGCATCAATTAGCGGAACTGACCACATGGCGCAATCGTTACGAAGCCGCCGAACGAGCAAGTGGTCAAATGCTCTATGAATATGATTTTGTGAATGATGCTATCGTTTGGGGCGCAAATGCTGAGCTAATTACGGGTTATCCCCCTGCGTCCATGCCCAATACTTTTAGTGATTGGCTAGCGTTAATTCATCCTGAAGATCAAGTCAGTTTTCAGCAACTAGTTGAGCCATCCTTTACTAACAAAACACCATTTTTGGGGCAATATCGGATCAGACATCAAGCAGGGCATTACATTTGGGTAGAAGATCGTAATCAGTGGTTGATGAATGGTGAAGGCGAAGGGATAGGCTTAATTGGAATGATCGCGGATATTAGCGATCGCAAGCAAGCAGAAGAGGCTCTAAAAGCAAGTGAAGCTCATCAACGCGCCTTAATTGAGGCAATACCTGATCTATTTATGCGCGCTAATCGCGAAGGTATCTATTTAGAATTTGCCAGTATTCCCAATCAGCATCGAATTGTGGGTGATTTAGCTGATATGCGAGGGACGCATGTATCAGAGACGCTACCACCTGAATTGGCTCAAAAACGTATGGAGTTTGTAGAGCGAGCATTGCAAACCCAGTCATTGCAGACCTATGAGCAGGATCTTTCAACGGAAGAGAATATTCACGTTGAAGAGGTGCGTGTCGTTCCCTATAACGAAAATGAAGTACTCTTAATTGCTCGCGACATTAGCGATCGCAAGATCAATGAGCTAAAACTTGCCAAGAGTGAAGCCCATTTACAAAAAATTGCCACAACTGTCCCGGGGATGCTCTATACCTTAGTGCAAAATCCTGATGGATCTGTGGAGTTCACTTACATTAGTCCCCCCGCAGCAGAAATCTTAGAAATTGATATTGCTGAAGCCTTGGCTGATTCTAGTCTTCTCCTTAACCAAATACATCCTGATGACTTAGCTGGTTATATTGCAGCAGGCGAACAAAGTCTCGCTAATATGCAAAATTTTCAGCATGAATGGCGGATTATCACCCCATCAGGAAAAATAAAATGGTTACAAGCTAACGCCCAAATTGAAAGATTAGAGAATCAACAAGTTAATTGGGTGGGAATCGTCTTAGATGTGACTGAACGCAAACAAGCCGAAAATGATCTAAAGCGGACTACTCAACTCTTTAGAGAAGCTCAGCGTATTGCCCATTTCGGTAATTGGGAACATAATTTAATTGAGAATACCCTCTATTGGTCGGACGAGGTTTTTCGGATCTTTGAGATTGATCCACAGCAAGTTACTTTATCCTATGAAGTATTTCTCAATGCGGTGCATCCTGACGATCTCGAATGGGTAGATGCTGGCTATACAAAATCACTAAGCAATCGCACTCCCTACAACGTCATCCATCGCCTGTTGATGCCCGATGGCAGAATTAAATATATACAGGCTCAATGCGAAACCCTGTATGCCAAAGATGGTATCCCGCTCCGAGCGCAAGGGACAGTAATAGACATCACTAGTCTGAAGATGGCGGAATTAGAACTAGAAAGGATCAATACTGAGCTAGAGGAGCGAGTCAACCGATTAGTCCAAGAACGCGAAACTCGCTATCGCACCCTCATGGATGGAGCCAGCGATGCGATTATATTGGCGGATCTACAGGGGTATATCTTAGAGTGCAATAGTAAGTCAGAAGAGCTATTGGGCTATAGCCGTGATGAGCTTGCCACCATGCACTTTAGCCAACTACATCCTCCAGAGGATTTACCTGATATCATCATTGCCTTTGAGCGGTTCGCTAAGCAAGAGATCGCTCAGGTATTTGATGTCAATTTCCTGAGTAAGAATGGAGAAGTCATTCCCGTTGATATTTCTGCTTCAGTAATCGAATTTGATGGCAAGCCAATCGCTCAAGGAATTTTCCGTGATATTCGCGATCGCAAAAAGATCGAACAAGCTTTACGCCAGAGTGAAGAACGTTTCCGTCGGATGTTTGACTCTAATGCGGTCGGTATGATCTTTGCTGATTTCCAAGGACATATTATCGATACGAATGATCGTTTCTTAGATATGATTGGATACTCTAGACAAGATCTGGAGTCTGGAGCAATTGATTGGATGGCGATGACACCAGAAGAATATCTGGCTAAAGATTATGAGTGCATGGAGCAGTTAACTAAATATGGTGAAGTCACCCCTTGGGAAAAGGAATATTACCGTAAAGATGGTAGTCGAATTGCAATTTTAATTGGGGCTGCATTGTTACAAGGCAGCAATAATGAAGCTATCTGCGTAATTATTGATATTAGCGATCGCAAGCAAACCGAAGATCAACTACGCAAACTCTCTCATCGGCTCAATCTATCTTTACAGGCTGGAGCGATCGGTTCTTGGGAATGGAGCTTAGGAAACGAAGTAGTTTGGGATCAGCGTAGCTATGAAATTCATGGCTTACAAAATCTAGATCGTCCTGCTACATATCAGGATTGGTTTACAATGCTACATCCTGATGATATTTCATTAATTAACCAAAGACTTCAGGAAGTAGTCGTAGGCAAACAGCAAGTCGATATGGAATTTCGGATTCATCGACCTGATGGGGCATTGCGCTGGATTAGGTCGATGGCGTTAGGACAATTTGATGCCCAAGGTCAGCTTGTCAAAATGACAGGTATTAATCAAGACATTACCGAGCGCAAGCTAATAGAAGAGCAACTCCAACAGCAGGCAAAGCAAAAACAACTGCTTTTGACGATTACCCAATCAATTCGCCAATCTCTTGATATTGATGACATTCTCCATACAGCCGTAACTGAGGTAAGACAGCTATTAGAAGTAGATCGTGTTGCTATCTATCGCTTTCAGTCCGATTGGAGTGGTGAATTTATTATCGAATCTAGAGCTAATGGTTGGGTAGAACTAGTTAGTGATGATGTTAACAAGATTTGGGAAGATACCTATCTCCAAGAAACCCACGGTGGTCGCTTCCGTAATCATGAAACCATGACGGTTAATGACATTTATCAAGCTGACTTACAACTCTGCCACATCGACCTCTTAGAACAATTTCAAGCCAGAGCCTATGTGATCACTCCAATTTTTGTGGGTGATAGCCTGTGGGGACTATTTGCGATGTACCACAATAACGCCCCCCATGAATGGACAATATGGGAAATTGACTTATTAGAACAAATTGCTAATCAATTAGCGATCGCTATCTATCAAGCCAATCTCTATCAACAAGTCCAAACAGAACTAAAGATCCGTCAACAAGCTGAAGCTGCCATTGCCCAACAACTCAACCAACAACGTACCTTAGGAGCAATTACTCAACGCATTCGCGAATCCCTCGATATCAATGAAATCCTTGCAACCGTGACCCAACAGGTCAAAAATGTCTTGCAATGCGATCGCGTGATTGTCTTCCGTCTCTATCACGATGGGCGCAGTCAAATTGTGGAAGAAAGAGTATCCAGTGAATTTGCCAGTCTCAAAAATCAGCATTGGGAAGATGAAGTTTGGTCTCAAGAAATCCTCGATTGCTACTGGCAAGGTCAGCCTCGCATTGTCCCTGATGTGATGAATGATATCTGGACAGATTGCTTAGTGGACTATTCCCGCGAAGGTCAGATCCAGTCGAAAATCGTCGCCCCCATCCTACAGGAGCTACATGAGCAAGAAAATCATCGCTGGGTTGATACTTCCCAAGACAATAAACTTTGGGGGGTTTTAGTTGTCCATGCTTGCCAAGAAAAAAGGGTATGGCAGGATGCAGAAGCACAAGTACTCCAACAAATCGCCAACCAATTAGCGATCGCCATCCAACAAGCAAGCCTATTTGAGCAAGTCCAACGCGAATTAAGCGATCGGCAAAAAGCTCAACAACAACTAACGCGCACCAATCAACAATTAGCCCTCTCCAACGAAGAACTAGCCCGTGCGACCCGACTCAAAGACGAATTTCTCGCTAATATGAGCCATGAACTACGGACACCTCTCAATGCAATTTTAGGCATTACCGAAGGCTTAGTTGAGGAAGTCTTCGGAATACTCAATGATCAACAAAAAAGTGTCCTGCACACAATTGAACGAAGTGGCAACCATTTACTAGAACTAATTAATGACATCCTCGACCTTGCCAAAATCGAATCAGGGAAAGTCATCCTAGAGGTTGCCTCAACAAATATTCATCAGCTTTGCCAGTCCAGTGTGGTATTTGTCACCCAACAGGCAATCCAAAAACAAATACAACTAAATCTAAATCTTGCCTCCACAATCCCTGACCTGATGATCGACGAGCGACGGATTCGCCAAGTGTTAATTAATCTGCTCAACAATGCCGTAAAATTTACTCAATCAGGAGGACGCATTAACCTAGATGTATCCCTAGAGTCCAATGCTAACCCCAATATTAGTGATGACAGTAATGACAATGTTAATTACTGGGTAACCTTTACTGTAACGGATACAGGAATCGGTATTACTCCTGAAAATCTCAAAAAACTATTCCAGCCTTTTATCCAAGTTGATAGCGCCCTCAATCGCAAGTATGAAGGTACTGGCTTAGGTCTCGCCCTAGTCAAACGCATCGTCGAATTACATGGTGGTTATGTTTACGCATCTAGTGAGTTTGGTGTTGGTAGTCGCTTTACGATTGCTCTGCCCTGTAACTCCGATCACCTACCGCCCAGCTTTACGGAATTAACTAACACATCCATAGAATCTATGACCCTTTCTGTGAACAACGAAGATAAGATCGCTCCTCCTCTAATTTTACTAGCAGAAGATAACGAAGCCAATATCATCACCATTTCTAGCTATTTGCAAGCAAAGGGCTATCGACTGATCATCGCCAAAGATGGAAAGGAGTCAGTTGATTTAGTCATATCCGAACAGCCCGATCTCGTACTGATGGATATTCAAATGCCTGGTATGGACGGGATTGAAGCTATCAAACAGATTCGTAGCAAGAATTTCATAGATTTACCGATTATTGCGGTGACAGCTCTTGCGATGACAGGCGATCGCGAAAGGTGTATAGAGGCAGGAGCTAATGACTACCTAAGTAAGCCGATTAAGCTCAAACAACTCGCCGCCACAATTCAACAATTTTTATAA
- a CDS encoding response regulator: MNAEGYLGISLKDEHGNGIGNLCILDTKPIPERKRTESISILQVFAARASAELQRKIANEKLQRWNQDLEMRVQQRTKELQEREQFLKTVLDTFPLFVFWKDRELAYLGCNQNFALSAGMEDSTAIIGKTDYEMPWGETEAELYRNDDSSVIESGSPKLGIIEPQHRPDGQMIWLETNKLPLRDLQGEIIGVLGTYQDISDRKYAEEKLQQSNEQLMRATRLKDEFLANMSHELRTPLNAILGMTESLQEEIFGAVTPEQITAMQVIEESGTHLLSLIDDILDLSKIEAGQIVLNLTPIAITDLCKSSMAFVKQQAMQRRIQLETQLEQDLANIVVDERRIRQVLINLLNNAVKFTPEGGKIALEVTSFYLDSQGAIDAPSRQKFLRITVSDTGIGISPENIKKLFQPFVQIDSALNRQYNGTGLGLALTKRIIELHEGWVELTSELGVGSRFTIALPYIQPAPPISPEIAPASTKAINSEITSGTTQSKTNASPLILIAEDNDINIMAISKYLKSKGYRILIAKDGKEAVDMVLSESPDLVLMDIQMPRMNGLEAIKQIRSQNFHNLPIIAVTALNMSNDRQRCLEAGANEYIPKPIKLKQLDNVIQDLLISRV, from the coding sequence ATGAATGCTGAAGGCTATTTAGGTATATCTCTCAAAGATGAACATGGTAATGGGATTGGCAACCTTTGTATTTTAGATACCAAACCCATACCAGAACGTAAGCGTACTGAATCAATCTCCATTTTGCAGGTATTTGCAGCAAGAGCCTCTGCCGAATTGCAACGCAAAATAGCTAATGAGAAGCTCCAACGCTGGAACCAAGATTTAGAAATGCGTGTGCAACAACGCACCAAAGAGCTACAAGAGCGCGAACAATTCCTGAAAACGGTACTAGATACCTTCCCGCTATTTGTATTTTGGAAAGATCGCGAATTGGCTTATTTAGGTTGCAATCAAAACTTTGCCCTATCCGCAGGCATGGAGGATTCTACAGCAATTATTGGTAAAACAGACTATGAAATGCCTTGGGGAGAGACGGAAGCGGAGCTTTATCGTAATGATGATAGCTCAGTGATCGAAAGTGGTAGCCCCAAACTAGGCATTATCGAACCCCAACATCGCCCCGATGGACAGATGATCTGGTTAGAGACAAACAAATTGCCCTTGAGAGATCTCCAAGGTGAAATAATAGGGGTATTGGGAACCTATCAAGATATTAGCGATCGCAAATATGCAGAAGAGAAACTGCAACAAAGCAATGAGCAGCTAATGCGGGCAACCCGACTCAAGGATGAATTTCTCGCCAACATGAGTCATGAATTGCGGACACCGTTAAATGCGATTTTAGGCATGACCGAAAGCTTGCAAGAAGAGATCTTTGGGGCAGTAACTCCAGAACAAATTACAGCAATGCAAGTCATTGAAGAGAGTGGAACCCATCTCTTATCGCTGATTGACGACATTCTCGATTTATCAAAAATCGAAGCGGGACAAATTGTTTTAAATTTAACTCCTATTGCTATTACCGATCTATGCAAGTCGAGTATGGCATTTGTCAAACAACAGGCAATGCAAAGACGGATTCAGCTTGAAACGCAGCTCGAACAAGATCTAGCTAATATTGTTGTTGATGAACGCCGCATCCGTCAGGTATTAATCAATTTGCTCAATAATGCCGTCAAATTCACCCCAGAAGGCGGAAAAATCGCCTTAGAAGTTACGAGCTTTTATCTCGATTCTCAAGGTGCGATCGATGCTCCATCGAGGCAAAAATTTCTGCGTATTACTGTGAGCGATACAGGGATTGGCATTTCTCCCGAAAATATCAAAAAACTATTTCAGCCCTTTGTCCAAATCGATAGCGCTCTCAATCGTCAATATAATGGTACTGGGCTAGGACTCGCCTTAACTAAGCGCATCATTGAGTTACATGAAGGTTGGGTAGAGTTAACGAGTGAGTTGGGTGTAGGTAGTCGCTTTACGATCGCATTGCCCTATATCCAACCAGCACCACCAATATCTCCAGAAATTGCACCAGCATCTACAAAAGCGATCAATTCTGAAATAACTTCTGGCACAACCCAAAGTAAGACTAACGCTTCCCCCCTAATTCTGATAGCAGAAGACAACGACATCAATATCATGGCAATTTCCAAGTATCTCAAGAGCAAAGGTTATCGGATACTCATAGCCAAAGATGGTAAAGAGGCAGTGGATATGGTGTTATCAGAGTCACCAGACCTAGTCCTGATGGATATCCAAATGCCGCGAATGAATGGGCTAGAAGCGATTAAACAGATCCGCAGTCAAAATTTCCATAATTTACCAATCATCGCAGTGACAGCGCTAAATATGTCCAATGATCGCCAGAGATGTTTAGAAGCTGGTGCGAATGAATACATTCCCAAGCCTATCAAGCTGAAGCAATTGGACAATGTGATTCAAGATCTTTTAATCTCAAGGGTTTAG